In Paenibacillus sp. J23TS9, a single genomic region encodes these proteins:
- a CDS encoding Ig-like domain-containing protein, whose product MAAKRGYVRLRIRQEYAVRKLGICLVLIAFLALSCIPPSSVSAAAQITIDSPSTGGPLSAGITRLTGTYNGVYDIEIAMNGDSLTSAHMKDGDTGSWYADVDLSKYDGSVELVARGTDAQTRYVTWSPFLQIEVDNPQANIPQVRVISPAEQDEIQGQIQVEVEASGKNSIDLVQVRINGGEWENTNPGETGYSLQWDTESVSGRINSLEARAEDVNGNIGYSQTVYVKAGITEDRGNHIADVTGTDAGYQDEGSVSIDRKGTVAEKKAAQAVTRDVYRQDRALWIWENESYPLIMNSGARTVLDAMSSDTDTFGQGQIRTWYLAVGNYNGVQMLEDKRTEVRDFIGWAHNRGYQVQALIAGGTTPPYFGAYSRYQTQAVAEFERILNYNLSSGKHERFDGVNIDTEPYSLPDFKNDKPSVQVQYLDMLKALMDRKAASGLSLQVGAAIPRWFDTSGDATDILWNGSVRPLSEHVQDTLDYISIMDYRDQAEGTAGIIEQARGEMEYANQIGKPYSVVLGVETKDIADGGDPETITFNEEGRLYMEAELDKVYAAFEGNPAFGGIAIHYYDSLRNLPSVWGPEAVLWQAPADNEPPTAVSGEPRATVFDYQQIDISYGPAADNAAVQEYRIYRGTSTDFSLDEAHLAGVSNRLGFRDNGLLPDTEYIYKVSAVDTSGNEGPPSSPVMARTEVTSLKPMILSQMQVKFDGTKATVTIQISDMKTGGAIAAANISGRFTFMAGKYVNGAATAAGSFTAGSETVSSPSGEIGFAPRRITAPGYYWAQAYDMKEGSSVLWGS is encoded by the coding sequence ATGGCAGCCAAGCGGGGATATGTTAGGCTCCGGATCCGGCAAGAATATGCTGTCCGCAAACTCGGAATTTGTCTAGTTTTAATCGCTTTTCTGGCACTTTCCTGCATTCCCCCTTCATCGGTATCGGCCGCTGCGCAAATTACGATCGATTCACCAAGCACGGGCGGACCACTGAGCGCGGGGATTACCCGTCTGACCGGAACGTACAACGGCGTATATGATATCGAAATCGCGATGAACGGTGATTCTCTGACAAGTGCCCATATGAAAGATGGTGATACTGGCAGCTGGTATGCCGACGTTGATTTGTCAAAGTATGATGGTTCAGTTGAACTCGTGGCGAGGGGGACGGACGCACAGACTCGTTACGTGACTTGGTCTCCGTTTTTGCAAATCGAAGTGGATAATCCGCAGGCGAATATTCCGCAGGTACGAGTAATCAGTCCTGCGGAACAGGATGAGATCCAGGGACAAATCCAGGTTGAAGTAGAAGCATCCGGCAAAAACAGCATTGACCTCGTTCAGGTGAGAATCAACGGAGGGGAGTGGGAGAACACCAATCCGGGCGAAACAGGGTATTCGTTACAATGGGATACGGAGTCGGTTTCAGGAAGAATCAACAGCTTGGAAGCAAGGGCCGAAGACGTTAACGGCAATATAGGGTACAGTCAAACCGTATATGTCAAAGCCGGAATTACCGAGGATAGGGGAAACCATATAGCCGATGTTACCGGAACGGATGCCGGATATCAGGATGAGGGAAGTGTTAGCATAGACAGAAAGGGGACAGTGGCAGAAAAAAAAGCGGCGCAGGCCGTAACGCGGGATGTTTATCGTCAAGATCGGGCGTTGTGGATTTGGGAAAACGAATCCTATCCGCTCATCATGAACTCCGGTGCAAGGACGGTCTTGGATGCGATGTCATCGGATACGGATACTTTCGGTCAAGGTCAGATCCGGACCTGGTACTTGGCCGTAGGGAATTACAATGGGGTTCAAATGCTGGAAGACAAACGTACGGAGGTGCGCGATTTTATTGGATGGGCCCATAATCGCGGGTATCAGGTTCAGGCTTTGATTGCCGGCGGAACGACCCCTCCGTATTTCGGGGCGTATTCAAGGTACCAAACACAGGCCGTTGCCGAATTCGAAAGGATCTTGAATTATAATTTATCCTCTGGCAAGCATGAAAGATTCGATGGAGTTAATATTGACACCGAGCCGTACAGCCTTCCGGATTTTAAAAACGATAAGCCTTCCGTGCAAGTACAATATCTGGATATGCTAAAAGCTTTAATGGATCGTAAAGCAGCCTCCGGGCTATCTCTTCAAGTTGGAGCAGCTATTCCCCGCTGGTTCGATACCTCTGGTGACGCAACAGATATTTTATGGAATGGCTCGGTAAGGCCGCTTTCCGAACACGTCCAGGATACGCTCGATTATATTTCCATTATGGATTATCGCGACCAGGCAGAAGGTACAGCCGGTATCATTGAGCAGGCGCGGGGCGAGATGGAATATGCGAATCAAATCGGAAAGCCTTATTCCGTTGTGCTTGGTGTTGAAACGAAAGATATCGCGGATGGAGGTGATCCCGAAACGATTACTTTTAATGAAGAAGGACGATTGTATATGGAGGCTGAGCTGGATAAAGTGTACGCCGCTTTTGAGGGCAATCCGGCTTTCGGAGGCATTGCGATTCATTACTATGATTCGCTTCGTAACCTTCCTTCTGTATGGGGTCCGGAAGCAGTTCTTTGGCAGGCGCCTGCTGATAACGAACCGCCAACCGCCGTTTCCGGAGAGCCGCGGGCTACCGTGTTCGATTATCAGCAGATCGATATCTCATACGGCCCGGCAGCGGATAATGCCGCCGTTCAAGAATATCGCATTTACCGCGGAACCAGCACGGACTTTTCGCTCGATGAAGCGCATCTTGCAGGGGTATCCAATAGATTGGGCTTCCGGGACAACGGGCTGCTGCCTGACACGGAGTATATATATAAGGTCTCGGCCGTCGACACTTCAGGGAATGAGGGACCACCAAGCAGTCCGGTCATGGCGAGAACAGAGGTTACGTCATTAAAGCCAATGATCTTATCACAAATGCAGGTGAAGTTTGACGGTACGAAAGCTACGGTTACCATTCAAATTTCAGATATGAAAACGGGAGGGGCTATCGCTGCGGCAAATATCTCGGGACGTTTCACGTTTATGGCAGGGAAATACGTGAACGGGGCTGCAACGGCAGCAGGATCCTTTACCGCTGGCTCCGAGACCGTTTCTTCTCCATCAGGAGAGATTGGATTTGCTCCAAGACGGATCACCGCTCCCGGGTACTATTGGGCACAAGCCTATGATATGAAAGAGGGATCATCCGTCCTTTGGGGGAGTTGA
- a CDS encoding sensor histidine kinase translates to MDRNTKKWLVFVPLILPAVYLFFTPFHQAWLDECLFLLLAFCYWRSMLHAKYREINICIQLMIVTYYVLVHTPWHMCFGFYPALTMSLLVSYRRISWLVGSMIGCFTIAISLSAYLSNEPLRFEWLPISIALIALPYVFKMYQVSCEMHIKLSHANAEIIKIEERARIARDLHDTLGQTLSMITVKSELAERLIRLSPDEALIEVGDVQQISRSALLQIRELVNDMQSIDIREELQRADHILVSAGIEAETYMRIDSEKMMPIVRNILGMCLRECITNVVRHSGAGKCFIQLLEDDEQYLLLVRDNGNGIVKAQNQVCKFGTGLLGMKERLSLIEGTLDLDTDPENMTKVTIAIPHHPMLFKEEIG, encoded by the coding sequence ATGGATCGTAATACAAAGAAATGGCTCGTTTTCGTACCATTGATTCTACCGGCAGTCTATTTATTTTTCACACCGTTTCATCAAGCTTGGTTGGATGAATGTTTATTTTTGCTGCTTGCCTTCTGTTACTGGCGGAGCATGCTTCATGCGAAGTACCGTGAAATTAACATCTGCATTCAACTTATGATCGTCACCTACTACGTCCTTGTTCATACTCCATGGCATATGTGCTTCGGTTTTTACCCTGCCTTAACGATGTCGCTGCTTGTTTCGTATCGTCGAATTTCGTGGTTGGTTGGTTCCATGATTGGCTGTTTTACGATTGCTATCAGTCTGTCTGCTTACCTATCCAACGAACCTCTTCGATTCGAATGGCTACCCATCTCCATCGCTTTAATTGCCCTACCCTACGTGTTCAAAATGTACCAGGTCTCTTGCGAGATGCACATAAAGCTTTCTCATGCCAACGCTGAAATAATAAAAATTGAGGAAAGGGCACGTATTGCAAGAGATTTGCATGATACGCTTGGACAGACGTTATCCATGATTACGGTAAAAAGCGAACTGGCGGAACGGCTAATCCGCCTAAGTCCTGACGAGGCTTTAATCGAAGTCGGTGATGTCCAGCAGATTTCAAGATCGGCTTTACTGCAAATCCGTGAACTGGTCAATGATATGCAATCCATCGATATCCGAGAGGAGCTTCAACGTGCCGATCATATTCTGGTATCTGCCGGTATTGAAGCAGAAACGTATATGAGAATCGACTCGGAAAAGATGATGCCAATCGTGCGGAATATTCTTGGCATGTGCCTGCGGGAATGTATAACCAATGTCGTCAGGCACAGCGGGGCAGGGAAATGTTTCATTCAATTACTCGAAGACGATGAGCAATATTTGCTTCTCGTTCGTGATAATGGTAATGGTATAGTGAAAGCCCAGAACCAAGTGTGTAAATTTGGTACAGGTTTGCTGGGCATGAAGGAACGGTTATCTTTAATAGAAGGAACGCTGGATCTAGATACTGATCCTGAGAATATGACGAAAGTGACGATAGCCATACCTCATCACCCAATGTTGTTCAAGGAGGAAATAGGATGA
- a CDS encoding response regulator transcription factor, whose product MKIVIAEDQGMLRGAISRLLGMEPDIEIVGEAGNGEQALQLIRKRLPDIAVLDIEMPFLSGLDVAEILSAEGSTCRVAIVTTFAKSGYYQRAVKAGVMGYLLKDTPVSELAVSLRKIYEGNHVFSPHLTFSISKELNPLTDRESELLSYLKEGYSVSEISKLLYLSPGTIRNYISEILQKLDAKNRIDAVAIALSKGWISN is encoded by the coding sequence ATGAAGATCGTCATTGCAGAAGATCAAGGGATGTTAAGAGGTGCCATCAGTCGGCTGCTCGGGATGGAACCGGATATCGAAATTGTCGGGGAAGCCGGCAACGGTGAGCAAGCCTTGCAGCTTATCCGTAAGCGCTTGCCGGATATAGCTGTACTTGATATTGAAATGCCATTTTTAAGCGGATTGGATGTAGCTGAAATACTTAGTGCTGAGGGCAGTACATGTCGGGTCGCCATCGTTACAACCTTTGCCAAGAGCGGATATTATCAGCGTGCGGTTAAAGCGGGGGTAATGGGTTATTTATTGAAGGATACTCCAGTCTCAGAACTTGCGGTATCTTTGCGCAAAATCTATGAGGGCAATCATGTATTCAGTCCTCACCTCACATTTTCCATAAGCAAAGAATTGAACCCACTAACGGATAGGGAATCGGAACTTCTTTCTTACTTGAAGGAAGGATATTCCGTAAGTGAAATCAGTAAGCTATTATATTTGTCGCCAGGTACGATCCGCAATTACATTTCAGAGATCCTTCAGAAACTCGATGCGAAAAATCGAATTGATGCTGTTGCAATCGCCCTAAGTAAGGGGTGGATATCAAATTAG
- the lpdA gene encoding dihydrolipoyl dehydrogenase — MSQHETVDTLVIGSGPGGYVAALRAAQLGMKTAVVERSHLGGVCTHVGCIPSKALIAEAHRFDLHRQWNQADGSDFFKNAQAFKQGIVMKQAGGVNYLLKTAGVTILEGEASFIDEHTVAIKQTRKTDHMISFKHAILATGSRPIELQALPFGGRILSSTEALSLSQIPTSLIIIGGGYIGVELGQMYAKFGTEVTILEGGGQVLPGFEAELAVPVIRRLKADGINIITGATAVKAEQHADTLTLHYLKNQEQHLVNAEYALVTVGRKPNTDGSLGLERINLQVSSRGLIETDEQCRTAIPHIFAIGDITKGPALAHKASYEAKVAAEVIAGNPSVVDYKAIPLVVFSEPELASVGLTETEAKAKSIPVVIGKSSFGINGRALALQAAEGFVKIIAEQTSGILMGAQIVGVEASTLISELTLAIEMGATVEDLALTIHPHPTLGEVIMEAAENAVRKIR; from the coding sequence ATGAGTCAGCATGAAACAGTTGATACATTAGTTATTGGATCAGGTCCTGGAGGATATGTGGCGGCACTGCGAGCTGCGCAGCTTGGGATGAAAACGGCAGTTGTCGAACGTTCCCATCTTGGCGGAGTGTGCACCCATGTAGGATGCATTCCTTCTAAAGCACTGATTGCAGAAGCACATCGCTTCGATTTGCACAGGCAGTGGAATCAGGCGGATGGTTCAGATTTCTTTAAGAATGCTCAGGCTTTCAAACAAGGGATTGTGATGAAACAGGCTGGAGGAGTTAATTATCTGTTGAAAACCGCCGGAGTAACGATTCTGGAGGGGGAGGCCAGCTTTATTGATGAGCATACGGTTGCCATTAAACAAACAAGAAAAACTGACCATATGATATCTTTTAAACACGCCATACTGGCAACGGGTTCTCGTCCGATTGAGCTGCAGGCATTGCCGTTTGGGGGTCGTATCTTGTCTTCCACAGAAGCGCTATCGCTCTCTCAAATTCCAACCAGCCTGATCATTATCGGCGGAGGGTACATTGGTGTAGAACTGGGGCAGATGTATGCCAAATTCGGAACAGAGGTGACGATACTGGAGGGAGGAGGACAAGTGCTGCCAGGATTCGAGGCAGAGCTAGCTGTTCCTGTTATCCGGCGGTTGAAGGCCGACGGCATTAACATCATAACAGGGGCGACAGCCGTGAAAGCAGAGCAGCATGCCGACACTCTAACACTTCATTATTTGAAAAATCAGGAGCAGCATCTGGTTAACGCAGAATATGCGTTAGTGACTGTCGGAAGAAAACCGAATACTGACGGAAGCTTAGGACTGGAACGAATTAACTTGCAGGTTTCAAGCAGGGGGCTGATTGAAACAGACGAACAGTGCAGAACAGCTATCCCACACATATTCGCAATTGGTGATATTACGAAAGGTCCGGCGCTTGCTCATAAAGCCTCCTATGAAGCTAAGGTTGCAGCAGAAGTCATTGCAGGTAATCCTTCTGTCGTGGATTATAAAGCGATCCCGCTGGTTGTTTTTTCAGAGCCGGAGCTTGCAAGTGTTGGCTTAACCGAAACGGAAGCAAAGGCAAAGTCTATTCCCGTTGTGATTGGAAAATCATCCTTCGGTATTAACGGTAGAGCATTGGCGCTTCAAGCAGCGGAAGGGTTTGTCAAAATCATAGCGGAACAAACCTCTGGGATCTTAATGGGTGCGCAAATCGTTGGGGTAGAGGCATCAACACTCATATCGGAGCTTACTTTAGCCATCGAGATGGGAGCAACCGTGGAGGATCTGGCTCTGACCATTCATCCCCATCCCACATTGGGAGAGGTGATCATGGAGGCTGCCGAGAATGCCGTTCGAAAAATCAGATGA